A stretch of Eleutherodactylus coqui strain aEleCoq1 chromosome 2, aEleCoq1.hap1, whole genome shotgun sequence DNA encodes these proteins:
- the LOC136610372 gene encoding sericin-2-like, which produces MAQEGAPWWHVIDLSQDHAGKTASNCWLAPGNLFGETEEFMIAIQDQACPFVNFAYKRYQWDRHTTGSTTARTSADTTSGTTADTSGGTNGSSIGGATGSSIGGTTGSSSIGSTTGSTSGDTTGSTSSNTSGSTTNRTTTTIISPAEKVKDVKNRWRSVRERFKKFEKDLEKSGASPSKNNCTHYDKLTFLRTSRELHPSSGNVQASQVSEDAEVREGTPTLEDSQQSTPDLDASSVTPDVVEQIASRSSSSSSRAGSNRKA; this is translated from the exons ATGGCCCAAGAAGGAGCTCCATGGTGGCACGTCATTGACCTCAGTCAGGATCATGCTGGCAAAACTGCATCAAACTGCTGGCTGGCTCCGGGTAACCTCTTTGGAGAAACAGAGGAGTTCATGATTGCCATACAGGATCAG GCTTGTCCTTTTGTCAACTTTGCCTACAAACGTTATCAG tgggatcgGCACACCACTGGCAGCACCACCGCCAGAACCTCCGCCGACACCACCAGCGGCACCACCGCCGACACCAGCGGCGGCACCAACGGCAGCAGCATCGGTGgcgccaccggcagcagcatcggcggcaccaccggcagcagcagcatcggcagcaccaccggcagcaccagCGGCGACACCACTGgcagcaccagcagcaacacCAGCGGCAGCACCACCAACaggaccaccaccaccatcatctcCCCGGCTGAAAAAG TGAAAGATGTGAAAAATCGTTGGCGGTCAGTTCGGGAGAGATTTAAGAAATTTGAAAAGGACTTGGAGAAGAGTGGCGCTTCACCATCCAAAAACAATTGTACCCATTATGACAAATTGACGTTTCTGCGAACAAGTAGAGAATTGCACCC ATCCAGCGGGAATGTTCAGGCGTCGCAAGTCTCAGAGGATGCTGAAGTTCGTGaaggtaccccaaccttggaagACAGCCAGCAGAGCACGCCTGATTTGGATGCCTCTTCTGTAACCCCAGACGTGGTGGAGCAAATCGCGTCACgcagcagcagtagtagtagcagaGCAGGGAGTAACCGGAAG GCttaa